GATCGCCACGGCCCTGGTGCCGGCCGTCTTTCTCTATCTGAATTTCAGATACAATACCCGTTTGAACATCCCCTTTTTTAAAACCCTGACTCCGGATCTTTATTGGGGGTATATCCTTTTAACGCTATTCATTATCGTCGGGACCTCCAATGCCGTCAACCTGACCGATGGACTGGATGGATTGGCCATCGGACCGGCCACCATCGCCTTTGGGACCTTCTTGCTGCTCAGTTATTTAAGCGGCCATGTCAAGATCGCCAACTATCTTCAGATCCCCTTTGTCCCGGGTTCAGGGGAACTGGCGGTTTTTTGCGGGGCCATGGTGGGAGCCGGAATGGGCTTCCTTTGGTTTAATGCCTATCCGGCCCAATTATTTATGGGTGATGTGGGGTCCCTTTCTTTAGGGGCCGCCCTGGGAACCATAGCGGTCATCACAAAAAATGAAATATTATTGATCATTATCGGCGGGATTTTTCTGGTGGAGGCCCTTTCGGTAATCTTTCAGGTGGGCTATTTCAAGATGACTCATGGAAAGCGTATGTTCCGCATGGCCCCTTTACACCATCATTTTGAGTTGAAGGGCTGGCCGGAACCTAAAATCATTGTGCGTTTCTGGATTATTGCCGTAATCTTAAGTTTATTATCTTTAAGTACCTTAAAACTCAGATAGGGAACCTTTTTTGGATTTTCAAGGGAAAAAGATCTTGGTGGTCGGTCTGGGGAAGACGGGGATGACCCTGATAGCCTTTTTAGTAAGGCAAGGAGCCCAGGTCCTGGTCTCGGACTCCCTGGACCTTAATGAAATTAAAAAACGGGTTTCCGAAATCAAAACCATCCGTTTTCCTCTGATCCTGGAGGGTGGAGGGCATAGCCCTGCCTTTTTCTTAAAGGCTGATATGGTCCTGGTCAGTCCCGGCATCCCTCTGGATCTCCCGGCCTTAAGGGCGGTCCAGGATAAAGGAATCCCGGTCTTTGGGGAACTCGAGGTTTTTGCAGCCTTTTGCCAGACCCCGATAGTGGCCGTGACCGGAACCAACGGCAAGACCACCACCACGGCCCTATTGAATGAAATGCTGGTTAATTCAGAAAAAAAGACCTTCCTGGGGGGAAACATCGGCCGGCCTTTGGTGGATTATATCCTGAATGGTCCGGACCGGGAGATTGTGGTGGCGGAGATCAGCAGTTTCCAATTGGATACGACCAGTCATTTTTCTCCTAAGGTGGGAGTCCTGTTGAATATCACGGAGGATCACCTGGACCGTTATGCCGGATTCCAGGCCTATATCGCCTCTAAGGCCAGCCTTTTTCGCAATCAGGGCGCCGATAATCAGGCTGTGGTCAATTGGGATGATCCGATTTGCCGCTCTATTGGAGAAAGACTTACCGGACCGGTTTATTTTTTCAGTCGTACCGGTCAGGTCTCCCAGGGGGCTTTTATCGATCAGAACAAAGCGGTTGTTCTTCTGGATTCCCTTCGGGAGACCTATGACTTGAAGGAATTTTCCTTACCCGGGGTCCATAATCTGGAAAATGCCCTGGCGGCTATCCTGGGGGCCCGCCTGATGGGAGCGACCCCTGAAGCCATTCAGAAGACCCTTCTGACCTTTAAAGGATTCGGACATCGACTGGAGTATGTGGGAGAAGTCAAAGGGATACAGTTTTATGATGATTCCAAGGCCACCAATGTCGGGGCCGTGGTCAAGGCCTTAGAGGGATTCAACCGGCCCGTTATCCTGATTGCCGGAGGCCGGGACAAGGGGGGGGATTATGGCCCTCTGGAAGAATTGATTCAAACGAAGGTCAAGGCATTGGTTTTGATAGGGGAGGCCCGGGAGAAGATGAGGAACCAGTTGGGGCCTTTGACCGAAACCCAAAAGGCCGAAACCCTCGAAAAGGCGGTTTCCTTGGCTTTTCACCAGGGCCGACCGGGGGATGTGGTGCTTTTGTCCCCGGCCTGTTCGAGTTTTGACATGTTCCAGGATTATGTCCATCGAGGGAAAGTTTTTCAAAAAGCAGTCAGGGAATTGGAAGACCATCATCCGGGAGTGTTGGCGGGCTAATGCCTTCTATTGTTAATAACCGATCGATACCGGAGTTTCAAAGGGAAGCCGGGCCGGAAGAGGCCCGGATCGACCTGAAGATGGATTATATCTGGTTGGGGGTAACCATGGCCTTGGTGATCTTTGGGATCATTATGATCTATAGTGCCAGTGCCCATTTAGCCGCCAGACGGTATCATAACAGTTTCTATTTCGTCCAGAAACAATTAGCTTTCGCTTTCTTCGGATTCCTGGCTATGATCGCCTTTCGATTTATCCCGTATCAAAAATTTAAACAATGGGTTTACTGGCTCCTGGGATTCAGTCTGCTGACCCTTATCCTGGTTCTTGTTCCTGGGGTCGGCTCCCGCCTGGGCGGGGCTTCACGCTGGTTTCGTTTGGGTGGGATATCTTTTCAACCGGCCGAATTTTCCAAATTAATCCTGGTCATTTTTTTGGCCTATTCCATGACCCGGCATCAGGAGCAGATGAAAGATTTAAAAAAGGGTTTTCTTTTTCATTGGGCGGCTGCCGGGGTATTTATCGTCCTGACCCTTTTGGAACCGGACCTGGGGATGGCCATCACCCTGGCCTTGATCACCGGAATCATGCTCTTCGTCGGTGGTGTCAGGATCAAACACCTGATGTTCTCCATCATCCCGATGATTCCTCTGGCCTATTTTCTGGTCTGGAGGGTCCCTTACCGCCGCTTGAGGGTCTTGTCCTATCTGGACCCCTGGAAGGATCCCTTGGGCTCGGGGTTTCACCTCAAACACTCCTTCCTGGCCTTTGGTTCCGGGGGCTTTGGGGGAAGGGGACTGGGAGGGAGTCAACAAAAACTGTTTTATTTGCCCGAGCCTCATACGGATTTTATCTTTTCTATCGTGGGAGAGGAGTTCGGTTTTATCGGTGTTTTCATAATCGCCTCGTTATATCTGATTTTGATTATCAAGTGTATCCAGTTGGCCCAAAAGGTTAAAGACCTTTTTGGGATTTACCTGGTGGTCGGCATCACCGTGATGATCGGATTCCAGGCCTTGATCAACATCCTGGTGGTTATGGGACTTCTGCCGACCAAGGGATTGACCCTGCCCTTTATGAGCTATGGCGGGTCTTCCCTGCTTCTGAACATGATCTGTATTGGGATACTGATGAACCTGACGGCTCAATTTCAAGGGGAAAGGGCGTGCGAGTCCTGATTGTCGGAGGAGGTACAGGTGGACATTTGTTTCCAGCTATAGCCCTGGCGGAAGCCTTTAAGAAAAAAGACCGGGAAAACCAGGTCGAGTTTGTAACCACCGAACGGGCCCTGGATGCGCAACTATTGGGGGGCCGGGGTTTTTCTTTTAAAACCCTCAAAGTGGAGGGGATCAAAGGCAAAGGGATGACCGGAAAACTGCGCTCGCTCGTTCAACTCCCCCGGGCTTTCAGTCGATCCCTGAATATTATTAGGGAATACGGGCCCGAAATGGTCCTGGGGGTAGGCGGATATGTTTCCGGTCCATTGGTTCTGGCCGCCTGGTATAAGGGAATCCCTTGTGTTATTCAAGAACAGAATTCCATCCCCGGGGTTACCAACCGTTTATTGGGCCGGGTGGTAGACCGGGTATTCGGGGCCTTTAAGGAGAATGAAGCCCATTTTCCAAAAAGAAAATTGCGGATTACGGGTAATCCGATCCGGCAGGAACTGCACCAGGTGGCCGATCGGAGGATTTCCTCTTCGGGCCCTCTGACCCTGTTAATCCTGGGGGGGAGTCAAGGGGCGCACCGGATCAATCAATGGGTCAGGGATTCTTTGGATGGCTTGTTTCCGTTGAAAAAAGAGCTCAACTTTATCCATCAGACCGGGAAAAATGATGAAGAGGAGATGGCCCTGGCCTATCAGGAAAAAGGTTTTAACCACCGGGTTACGGCCTTTATTGCAGATATGGTCCGGGCCTACGAAGAGGCGGATATGATTATCGGGAGGGCCGGGGCCATGACCTTGACCGAAATTACCGCCCTGGGCAAACCGAGCTTATTAATTCCCTTTCCTTTTGCAGCCAACAATCATCAGGAACACAATGCCCGGTCATTGGTCAAGGCCGGGGCAGCGGAAATGATCCTGGAGAAGGACCTCAGACCTGGTCTATTAGCGGATCGCATCGGGGACTGGCTGGCCCACCGGGAACAATTGATCGCCATGGGAAACAAGGCCAGGGCCCTGGGGCGCTGGCAGGCCGCCGAGGAGATTGTGGAAGCTTGTTATCAGATGGTTGAAGCAAAAAAGGGGTTAGTTCGAAAATAGTAAAATTCAGGCTATAGGCACGAGGCTATAGGCGATAGGCAATAAAAACCCATAAACCCGTTTAACCTTGCCTATTGCCCATAGCCCATAGCCCCTAAAAAATATTTTCATGATTCGTGGTGCTCTTTAGTAACTTTAAGGTTTAGTTCGGAATTCGGTGTGTTGGACTCGAACTATTTACTCCGAACTCCGAATTTTTTAGGAGATAAATGTACCCTCGTTTTCAACATATTCATTTTATCGGGATCGGCGGTATCGGCATGAGCGGTATAGCCGAGGTCTTGTTGAACCTCGGTTATCGGGTCAGTGGATCGGACCTGAAAGAAACCGAGATTACCCGCCGTTTGCAGGCCCTGGGCGGGGAAATCTTCTACGGCCACCAGGCGGAAAACATTCAGGGGGCGGAAGTGGTCGTCACCTCTTCGGCCGTTCGGCCTGATAACCCGGAGGTTCTGGCGGCCCGGGCGGCCCTTTTACCGGTAATCCCCAGGGCCGAGATGCTGGCCGAGTTGATGCGACTCAAATATGGTGTGGCCGTGGCCGGAGCCCATGGGAAAACGACCACTACTTCGATGGTCGCCCATATCCTGGCTTATGGCGGACTGGACCCTACCGTGGTCATCGGGGGACGATTGAACAGTTGGGGGAGTAATGCCCGGCTGGGACAGGGATCTTTTTTGGTGGCTGAGGCCGATGAGAGTGACGGCTCTTTTCTGCATCTATCTCCGAGTATCGCAATTGTTACCAATATCGACCTGGAGCATTTGGATTTTTATAAAAATCTTGACCATATCAAAGCCCATTTTCTTGATTTTTTAAACCGCCTTCCCTTTTATGGGCTGGCGATTCTTTGTTTGGATGATCCCCATATACCTTCATTGATCGCGAAACTCCAAAAACGGTACCGCACTTACGGTCTGACCGCCCAGGCCGATCTTCAAGCCCGGGAAGTAAAACAAAACGGGTTAGTCACCCAGTATCGGTTTTTTTGTAATGGCAAGGAATGGGGAGAAATTCGTTTTAAGATCCCTGGTCTCCATAATGTCTATAACTCGTTGGCGGCCATCGCTGTCGGCTTCGAATTAGAGATTCCTTTTCAAAAGATCCAGGAGGCTTTTGATTGTTTAGAAGGGGTTCAGCGGAGATTTCAAATCAGAGGGGAGTTTCAGGGTGCTACAGTCCTGGATGATTATGGTCACCACCCCACGGAGATTCGAGCTACCCTGAATGCCGTCCGGGGGACTTGGCCTGAACGAAGGATCATAGTCGTGTTTCAACCCCACCGGTACAGCCGGACCAAGGCCCTTTTTGATGAGTTCACCACCTCCTTTTATCAGGCCGACTGTTTGTTCTTGCTGCCCATCTATCCGGCCGGAGAGGACCCGATCGAAGGAATCAATTCGGAGCATTTATTGGAAGGGATCAAGGAAAAGGGACATCGCGATACCCGATTGTTTTCCAATCGAGATGAAGTCCTTCCCGCTCTCCAGGACCTGTTGAAGGCCGGAGATGTGCTGGTTACCTTGGGAGCCGGAGACGTCTGGAAAATAGGTCAGGAAATTGTATCGACAACAGGGTCTTAAGCAGCTCTTTGAAAAGATTTGTCCGGGGCGGGTTAAACAATGGGAGCCTTTAGGCCCTTATACCACCCTTCGGATTGGCGGAAGAGCTGATTGGTTTATAGAACCCCAAAAGCCTTCCGAAATCAAGCAGCTCCTGGAACTGGTCAGGCTTCGCCATATCCCCTGGTTTGTCCTGGGACATGGGAGCAATCTTCTGGTTTCCGACCGGGGCCTGAGGGGATTGGTCATTCATATAGTATCCCCAGGACAGCCAATTAAGAGCCAAGCCCTTAAGGATAATCAGGTTGTTCTGGAGGTAGAAGCCGGGGCGCCCCTTTCGAAGCTGGTCCGATGGGGGATCAGGAACGGCCTTCAGGGACTTGAATTTTTGGCAGGCATCCCCGGATCGGTTGGAGGGGCCTGGGCCATGAATGCCGGAAGTTATGGAAAAGAAATAAAAGATCTGACCGTCTTTCTGAATATTTTGGCTTCCGGAGGCCGGGTGATCCGTAAAAGGAAAAAGCAACTTTTTTTTGGTTATCGAATCCTGAAGCTGGAACCGGGTGAAATTATTCTTTCAGGAGGACTCCAGGTGTCCCGAGGGAATTCAGAGGCTATTCGACAAGAAGCCCGGAGACTTTGGTCTCAAAGGCGGTCCACTCAACCCCTGGGCCAACCTAGTTGTGGTTCGGTTTTTAAGAATCCTCCGGAGGCCTTTGCCGGTCAACTGATTGAAAAAGCGGGATTGAAAGGTGTTGAAAGGGGCCAGGCCAGGATTTCGGAACAGCATGCCAATTTTATTGTCAATCAAGGAGGGGCCAGGGCCAAGGAGGTATTATACCTGATGAACCTGATCCGGACCCGGGTCCGGAAACAATTCGGGATCCTCCTGGAACCCGAGGTCCGGTTATGGGGCTGCGTCCTGAAGGAGATTGCTTAGTTTTCTGATTTGTTTTGAAATATTACACGGCTTTGGGTATTAAGCCTTCAGCGATATTTGAAGTACTGTTAAAACTCGTCATTCCCGCGCAGGCGGGAATCCAGGATAGGCGTAACGGATAAATCCCGCCTTTGCCGGGCTGGATTCCCGTTTTCACCCCCGGGATGTAGTCCTGTCAGGGACGGAATTCGGAATGACGAAAATGGGCTCTTCCTGACTTTTTACAAGTCCATCCTATTTAGAGAGGTTATCATGTACTTAGGAAAAACCAGGCTGGGGAATTTGGGCCGCAATTATTATCGGGGGGCCTTAGAGGACTCCGAACTTTCCTGGATGGAAAGGCTCTGGCATCATTTCTGGGTTGGTTCATTGATTATGATGATCCTTCTGGGGATCAGTATCACCTTGCTGATCGGGTATCTGGTGGCCTTGTCCACCCCGATCTTCAAATTGGAGGATGTGGGTTTCAAGGGGATAAAACGGGTTTCCCAGGCGGAATTACTCCAAAAAGGAGGGTTGGCGAACGGCGTTAACCTCCTGGCCTTGAATATAGGGGAAGTCAAAAAAAAGATGGAATCCATCGCCTGGGTCAAAAGTGTTTATCTCCGCCGGGAACTTCCCAATAAACTCGAGGTGGTGGTTGCGGAGCATCAACCGATTTTCCTGGTCCTGGTCCAGCAGGAACTTTATTATTTAAGTAATGAGGGGATATTATTTAAGAAGGCCGAGGTGCAAGAGGAAGTCACCCTGCCCATATTGACCGGTCTGGGAGCAAAGGATTGGTCGCCGGCAGGACAACTTAGGTCTCCAATGCTTTCGGAACTGGTGGCCCTTAAAGGGTATTTAAGTCAGGGGAGAGATCCCTTTTATCCGGACAAGCTCTCGGAAATTCACTATGACCCTGATTGCGGCTTTTCTTTATATACCTTAGAAAGGGGCATTCGGATTTCTTTGGGCAGGGATGACCTCCAGACCCGGCTTAAACGTTTGGAAAAAGTATGGGCCGAGCTGGAAAAACGGCCGAACTTATTAACGCTCAAAGGGATTTCCCTCCAGTTCGGGCAAAGGGTAATCGTTCATGGCGTACGGGGGAATTCCATAAAAGGGGTTAAAGGTTAAACGGAAAAGAGGAAGGGGGTGAGTATTGTTTGGACGACGATTTGATTATCGGTTTGGATATCGGCACCACTAAAATTTGTGCGGTGGTTGGGGAAGTATCTCCGAGTGGGGTGGATATCGTCGGGATTGGGACCCATCCCTCGGTCGGCTTGCGCAAGGGGGTGGTCGTTAATATCGAAAGTACCGTTAACTCCATCAAGAAAGCCGTGGAAGAAGCGGAACTCATGGCCGGCTGTGAAATCAGATCGGTCTATGCCGGTATTGCCGGGGGGCATATTAAGGCCTTCAACAGTCATGGCGTTATTGCGGTGAAGACCCGGGAAGTGACTAAAACGGATATCGAAAGGGTTATCGATGCTGCCAAAGCCATTGCCATTCCCTTGGATCGGGAAGTCATTCATGTATTACCTCAAGAATTTATTGTCGACGATCAGGATGGCATTCAGGATCCCCTGGGTATTTCCGGTGTGCGCCTTGAGGTCAAGGTCCACATTATAACCGGGGCGGTCACTTCGGCGCAGAACATTATTCGTTGTGCCAACAAATCGGGATTGGATGTCTCGGATATTGTGTTGGAATCGATCGCCTCGAGTGAAACGGTGCTCACCCCCGAAGAGAAGGAACTCGGGGTGGCTCTGGTGGACTTCGGGGGCGGGACGACCGATCTGGCCATTTTTTCGAATAATTGCATCAAACATACCTCGGTTCTGGCTTTGGGCGGCAACAACTTAACCAATGATATCGCCATCGGTTTGAGGACCCCTCACCAGGCAGCCGAGCGGATCAAAAAAGTTCATGGCTGTTGTTTGACTTCCATGATCGATAAAGAAGAAACCATCGAGGTCCCGAGTGTCGGCGGTAGAAAACCCCGGATTCTTTCCCGTCAAATCCTGGGGGAAATTTTGGAACCGAGGGTGGAAGAAATTTTTTCCCTGGTCAACCGGGAAATCATGAAATCCGGTTTTGCCGGCACCATCGCTTCCGGCGTAGTCATCACCGGAGGGGCCTCCTTATTGGAAGGGATCCCTGAACTGGCGGAACAGATCTTTAATCTCCCCAGTCGGCGGGGCTATCCCCAGGGTTTTGGAGGGATTATGGATGTCGTCAACAGTCCCATGTATGCCACGGCCGTGGGATTGGTCCTTTACGGGGCCAAG
This DNA window, taken from Deltaproteobacteria bacterium, encodes the following:
- a CDS encoding phospho-N-acetylmuramoyl-pentapeptide-transferase; translated protein: MFYHLLYALHGQISFFNVFRYITLRTIYSTLTALLITFLLGPYVVRLLTKYQIGQYIREDGPRSHFSKEGTPTMGGVLILFAVFSATLSWADLTNAYVWLVLLVTLCFGGIGFLDDYLMLIKKRNKGLSGRAKILWQIATALVPAVFLYLNFRYNTRLNIPFFKTLTPDLYWGYILLTLFIIVGTSNAVNLTDGLDGLAIGPATIAFGTFLLLSYLSGHVKIANYLQIPFVPGSGELAVFCGAMVGAGMGFLWFNAYPAQLFMGDVGSLSLGAALGTIAVITKNEILLIIIGGIFLVEALSVIFQVGYFKMTHGKRMFRMAPLHHHFELKGWPEPKIIVRFWIIAVILSLLSLSTLKLR
- the murD gene encoding UDP-N-acetylmuramoyl-L-alanine--D-glutamate ligase, translating into MDFQGKKILVVGLGKTGMTLIAFLVRQGAQVLVSDSLDLNEIKKRVSEIKTIRFPLILEGGGHSPAFFLKADMVLVSPGIPLDLPALRAVQDKGIPVFGELEVFAAFCQTPIVAVTGTNGKTTTTALLNEMLVNSEKKTFLGGNIGRPLVDYILNGPDREIVVAEISSFQLDTTSHFSPKVGVLLNITEDHLDRYAGFQAYIASKASLFRNQGADNQAVVNWDDPICRSIGERLTGPVYFFSRTGQVSQGAFIDQNKAVVLLDSLRETYDLKEFSLPGVHNLENALAAILGARLMGATPEAIQKTLLTFKGFGHRLEYVGEVKGIQFYDDSKATNVGAVVKALEGFNRPVILIAGGRDKGGDYGPLEELIQTKVKALVLIGEAREKMRNQLGPLTETQKAETLEKAVSLAFHQGRPGDVVLLSPACSSFDMFQDYVHRGKVFQKAVRELEDHHPGVLAG
- the ftsA gene encoding cell division protein FtsA, with the protein product MDDDLIIGLDIGTTKICAVVGEVSPSGVDIVGIGTHPSVGLRKGVVVNIESTVNSIKKAVEEAELMAGCEIRSVYAGIAGGHIKAFNSHGVIAVKTREVTKTDIERVIDAAKAIAIPLDREVIHVLPQEFIVDDQDGIQDPLGISGVRLEVKVHIITGAVTSAQNIIRCANKSGLDVSDIVLESIASSETVLTPEEKELGVALVDFGGGTTDLAIFSNNCIKHTSVLALGGNNLTNDIAIGLRTPHQAAERIKKVHGCCLTSMIDKEETIEVPSVGGRKPRILSRQILGEILEPRVEEIFSLVNREIMKSGFAGTIASGVVITGGASLLEGIPELAEQIFNLPSRRGYPQGFGGIMDVVNSPMYATAVGLVLYGAKAMPRKKFRIRDQHIFYRVMERMKKWFREMI
- the murG gene encoding undecaprenyldiphospho-muramoylpentapeptide beta-N-acetylglucosaminyltransferase, whose amino-acid sequence is MRVLIVGGGTGGHLFPAIALAEAFKKKDRENQVEFVTTERALDAQLLGGRGFSFKTLKVEGIKGKGMTGKLRSLVQLPRAFSRSLNIIREYGPEMVLGVGGYVSGPLVLAAWYKGIPCVIQEQNSIPGVTNRLLGRVVDRVFGAFKENEAHFPKRKLRITGNPIRQELHQVADRRISSSGPLTLLILGGSQGAHRINQWVRDSLDGLFPLKKELNFIHQTGKNDEEEMALAYQEKGFNHRVTAFIADMVRAYEEADMIIGRAGAMTLTEITALGKPSLLIPFPFAANNHQEHNARSLVKAGAAEMILEKDLRPGLLADRIGDWLAHREQLIAMGNKARALGRWQAAEEIVEACYQMVEAKKGLVRK
- the murB gene encoding UDP-N-acetylmuramate dehydrogenase, producing MYRQQGLKQLFEKICPGRVKQWEPLGPYTTLRIGGRADWFIEPQKPSEIKQLLELVRLRHIPWFVLGHGSNLLVSDRGLRGLVIHIVSPGQPIKSQALKDNQVVLEVEAGAPLSKLVRWGIRNGLQGLEFLAGIPGSVGGAWAMNAGSYGKEIKDLTVFLNILASGGRVIRKRKKQLFFGYRILKLEPGEIILSGGLQVSRGNSEAIRQEARRLWSQRRSTQPLGQPSCGSVFKNPPEAFAGQLIEKAGLKGVERGQARISEQHANFIVNQGGARAKEVLYLMNLIRTRVRKQFGILLEPEVRLWGCVLKEIA
- a CDS encoding FtsQ-type POTRA domain-containing protein → MYLGKTRLGNLGRNYYRGALEDSELSWMERLWHHFWVGSLIMMILLGISITLLIGYLVALSTPIFKLEDVGFKGIKRVSQAELLQKGGLANGVNLLALNIGEVKKKMESIAWVKSVYLRRELPNKLEVVVAEHQPIFLVLVQQELYYLSNEGILFKKAEVQEEVTLPILTGLGAKDWSPAGQLRSPMLSELVALKGYLSQGRDPFYPDKLSEIHYDPDCGFSLYTLERGIRISLGRDDLQTRLKRLEKVWAELEKRPNLLTLKGISLQFGQRVIVHGVRGNSIKGVKG
- a CDS encoding UDP-N-acetylmuramate--L-alanine ligase, yielding MYPRFQHIHFIGIGGIGMSGIAEVLLNLGYRVSGSDLKETEITRRLQALGGEIFYGHQAENIQGAEVVVTSSAVRPDNPEVLAARAALLPVIPRAEMLAELMRLKYGVAVAGAHGKTTTTSMVAHILAYGGLDPTVVIGGRLNSWGSNARLGQGSFLVAEADESDGSFLHLSPSIAIVTNIDLEHLDFYKNLDHIKAHFLDFLNRLPFYGLAILCLDDPHIPSLIAKLQKRYRTYGLTAQADLQAREVKQNGLVTQYRFFCNGKEWGEIRFKIPGLHNVYNSLAAIAVGFELEIPFQKIQEAFDCLEGVQRRFQIRGEFQGATVLDDYGHHPTEIRATLNAVRGTWPERRIIVVFQPHRYSRTKALFDEFTTSFYQADCLFLLPIYPAGEDPIEGINSEHLLEGIKEKGHRDTRLFSNRDEVLPALQDLLKAGDVLVTLGAGDVWKIGQEIVSTTGS
- the ftsW gene encoding putative lipid II flippase FtsW, producing the protein MPSIVNNRSIPEFQREAGPEEARIDLKMDYIWLGVTMALVIFGIIMIYSASAHLAARRYHNSFYFVQKQLAFAFFGFLAMIAFRFIPYQKFKQWVYWLLGFSLLTLILVLVPGVGSRLGGASRWFRLGGISFQPAEFSKLILVIFLAYSMTRHQEQMKDLKKGFLFHWAAAGVFIVLTLLEPDLGMAITLALITGIMLFVGGVRIKHLMFSIIPMIPLAYFLVWRVPYRRLRVLSYLDPWKDPLGSGFHLKHSFLAFGSGGFGGRGLGGSQQKLFYLPEPHTDFIFSIVGEEFGFIGVFIIASLYLILIIKCIQLAQKVKDLFGIYLVVGITVMIGFQALINILVVMGLLPTKGLTLPFMSYGGSSLLLNMICIGILMNLTAQFQGERACES